A window of the Gossypium hirsutum isolate 1008001.06 chromosome A03, Gossypium_hirsutum_v2.1, whole genome shotgun sequence genome harbors these coding sequences:
- the LOC107886003 gene encoding uncharacterized protein yields MIRIAKNPNPLTILTHQFLQRCTVSGTAKGKSKLKAGQPLKRSKISTKKGKGGAPLDDSLPKGGRIPDEKQKLYEQCLNAPTPVRHLSPKERAREAEREKLGLISKERQREMEILKKGGRKAMGVPDEPMIMGTPGLDLVTLGLVDADKIPKYELTVEDGRRLAKEYSRVLMRKHRARQAAETNLLRMKKEAIEALPEKLREAAMIPDLTPFPANRLMASLTPPIEGYIEKVKEAAKKSSTKQKLR; encoded by the coding sequence ATGATCCGAATCGCCAAAAACCCCAATCCTCTAACAATTCTGACTCACCAATTCCTCCAACGTTGCACCGTCAGTGGAACCGCCAAAGGCAAATCCAAGCTCAAAGCTGGCCAACCTTTAAAACGCTCCAAAATCTCCACTAAAAAAGGCAAAGGCGGCGCTCCTCTCGACGATTCCCTCCCCAAAGGCGGCCGAATCCCCGACGAGAAGCAAAAACTCTACGAACAATGCCTCAATGCCCCCACGCCGGTCCGTCACCTCTCACCGAAAGAGCGAGCCCGCGAAGCCGAACGGGAAAAATTGGGATTAATAAGCAAGGAGCGGCAACGGGAAATGGAGATTTTGAAGAAGGGAGGAAGAAAAGCAATGGGAGTCCCTGACGAGCCTATGATTATGGGAACTCCGGGGCTGGATTTGGTTACATTGGGCCTTGTCGATGCTGATAAGATACCCAAATATGAGCTGACGGTGGAGGATGGCCGGAGATTGGCCAAGGAGTATAGTCGGGTTTTGATGAGGAAGCATAGGGCAAGGCAGGCTGCTGAGACTAATTTGTTGAGAATGAAAAAAGAGGCAATTGAAGCGTTGCCGGAGAAACTTAGGGAGGCGGCTATGATACCAGATTTGACCCCATTTCCGGCAAATCGATTGATGGCGTCTTTGACTCCACCTATTGAAGGGTATATTGAGAAGGTTAAGGAAGCGGCTAAGAAAAGTTCCACCAAGCAGAAGCTTAGGTGA
- the LOC107886001 gene encoding pre-mRNA-splicing factor ISY1 homolog: MARNEEKAQSMLNRFIALKAEEKKKPKERRPFLASECRDLAEADKWRQQIMREIGHKVAEIQNDGLGEHRLRDLNDEINKLIREKSHWERRMVELGGPNYAKQAPKMTDLEGNIVDVPNPSGRGPGYRYFGAAKKLPGVRELFERQPELRKRRRDDINKNIDASYYGYRDEGLARVEGPTEAKMRTEAEEEWRRVEEIRREARRGAKEVVTVGAAAREVLFEEEEDVVEEERREREEKERKDKEREFVVHEPLPDDKEIERMIVERKKMELLSKL, from the coding sequence ATGGCTCGAAACGAAGAGAAAGCCCAGTCGATGCTAAATCGATTCATAGCTCTAAAAGCGGAAGAAAAAAAGAAGCCCAAAGAACGCCGCCCTTTTCTTGCCTCCGAGTGTCGCGACCTCGCCGAGGCCGACAAATGGCGTCAACAAATCATGCGAGAGATCGGCCACAAGGTCGCCGAGATTCAGAACGATGGCCTCGGGGAACATCGACTTCGCGACCTTAACGACGAGATCAATAAGCTTATACGAGAGAAGTCGCATTGGGAACGACGTATGGTTGAACTCGGCGGCCCGAATTACGCCAAACAGGCCCCTAAAATGACGGATTTAGAAGGGAACATAGTGGATGTTCCGAACCCTAGCGGACGTGGCCCTGGGTATCGGTATTTCGGAGCCGCGAAGAAGTTGCCGGGAGTTAGGGAGTTGTTTGAGAGGCAGCCAGAGTTGCGAAAGAGAAGGAGAGATGATATTAATAAGAATATTGATGCGAGTTATTATGGGTATAGGGATGAAGGTTTAGCTAGAGTGGAGGGGCCAACAGAGGCGAAGATGAGGACTGAAGCCGAGGAGGAGTGGCGGAGAGTGGAGGAGATTAGGAGAGAAGCAAGGAGAGGGGCGAAGGAGGTGGTTACCGTGGGAGCTGCTGCGAGAGAGGTTTTGTTTGAGGAAGAGGAGGATGTGGTGGAGGAGGAGAGGAGGGAAAGGGAGGAGAAAGAGAGGAAGGATAAGGAGAGGGAATTTGTCGTGCACGAACCCTTGCCTGATGATAAGGAGATTGAGAGAATGATTGTGGAAAGGAAGAAGATGGAGCTTTTAAGTAAGCTTTGA